The Streptomyces sp. NBC_01463 DNA window GCCGTGGACCCGGTGATCGTCGTCGGTGCCGGGCCGGTCGGCCTGGTGCTGTCGCTCGCCCTCGCGGCGCAGGGGGTGCCGTCCGTGCTCCTCGACGAGGACCCGGGCAGGGACGAGACGCGCCCGGCCCGCACGGTCGTGCTGCGCGAGGACACCGCCGCCCTGGTGGAACGGCTCGGCTGCAAGACGCTGCAGGACGAGGGGCTGCGCTGGTCCGGCTGGCGTTCCATGCGGCGCAGGCAGCTGGTGCGCGAGCTTCCGCTCGGCGAGGGTTCGCCCGACGGCGATCCGCCGGCCGCCCCCGTTCACGTACCGCAGCACGCCCTGGTGCGGGGGCTGCGGGACGCGGTGGCGTCGCACGAGCTCGTGCAGACGGCGCGGCTGAGCCGGATCGACACGCTGGAGCAGGACCCGGACGGGGTGACCGTGCACACCCGGGAGCCCGGTTCCACCTGGTGGCGCGGGAGTTATCTGGTCGGCTGCGACGGGGCGCGGTCCACCGTGCGCAAGCTCCTGGACATCCGCTTCCCCGGGCGTACGGCGGTGGAGCGGCACGCCGTCGCCGCACTGCGCACCGAGCTGCCCTGGCCCGGCGAAGCCGTGCTGCACCGGCTGCCGCCCTGGCGCACCGGCGGCGCCGAGGTCACCGCGCGGCCGCTGCCGGACGGGGTCTGGCGGCTGGACTGGCTGCTGCCGCCGCGCGGCGAGCTCGTCACACCGGACGTCCTGGTCACCCGAGTCCGGGACACCCTGGCGGGCTGGTGCGGCGAGACACCCCCGTACGAACTGCTGGACACCGGCGTCTACACGCTCCATCACCGGCTCGCCCGGCGGTGGCGGGTGAAGCGGGCCTTCCTGGCCGGGGACGCCGCCCATCTGCTGGGTGCGCTGGGTACCCAGGGGCTCGACGAAGGACTGCGGGACGCCGAGAACCTGGCGTGGAAGCTGGCGCTGGCCTGGCATCAGGGCGCGTCCGACGTACTCCTCGACAGCTACCAGGCCGAACGACGGGCCGCGGTGGCCTCGCGGCTGCGCGCCGCCGACCAGTCGCTGCCGATACTGCGCGGCGGAGGAGGCCTGCGGACCCTGGTCCCGGGGAGCGCACGGGGGCACGATTCGCTGCTCACCGACGGGCATCTGGGGTGCGGACCGCTCGGTGCGCCCCCGTCCTACTCCCATTCCCCCCTTGCGCCCGCTCGTGCCGAGGCGCACACCGCCGTGGGTACGCCCCCGGGTGCGCCGGTCGCCGATGTGCGGGTCACCGCGCCGGACGGAACGCCCGTACGGCTTCGCGACCGGCTGGGGCAGGGGCATCTGCTGGTGGTCCTCGTGGCGCCGGGAACCGGGGTCTGGGACCGGCGCCACTGGATGCGGGCCGGAGTGATGCCCCGGCTGGTCGAGACGGTCGACGGGCTGCCGGTGAAGGCCGAGCTGCTGGTCGCCGAGAGCTATCCGGGGGCCTCCGCGCACACCGTGCTGCTGGTGAGGCCGGACGGCCATCTCGTGGAGTCGTTCGGCGGGGTACACCCGGCGGAGCTTCTCGCGGCGGCGGACGCGGCGCGCGGCGGCGCGATTCTCACCTCCGTGCGCTCCGACCGGACCGCAGACATCAATTGACCCCCGCAGGCGCACATGGTCTACTCCGGAACATGACCGACACCGATGTGCGCCTGTGGCGGAGGGTCCATATGGACCTGCTCCGCTATGCGGGCTGCGTGTGTCGCCCGTCCTGCTGACTCGCCTTCTCCTGCTCCGCCGCGCCCTGTGACGTGCGGCCGGGGCATCCACGCGAACTCTCAGGACGGTCCCTGTGTCTGCCTCACCCTCCCCTGTCTCCGTACGTACGTCCTCCGGTCCGAACGCCGCGGAACTCCTCGACTTCGTCCGCCGCACCGCCGCGGACAGCGCGCTCATCGCCTCGCTCCCCCTCGATCCCGAGGGCCGTACCTGGGTCCGGCTCGACGGACCGGGCGGCAGTGAGGCCTGGCTGATCGGCTGGCCGCCCGGCACCGGCACCGGCTGGCACGACCACGCCGACTCGATCGGCGCCTTCCTCACCGCCGCCGGCACGCTGAAGGAGCACTCGCTCGCGGCGCGGCTGCCCACCGACGGCTGGAAGACTCTCGAACTGGCCGAGGACATCGACCGGACCAGGGAGTTGACGGCAGGTCAGGGCAGGGCGTTCGGCCGCCACCACGTCCACGAGGTGCTGAACGAGTCCGTCACGGAGCACGCCGTCTCCGTCCACGCGTACTATCCGCCGCTGCCGCAGATCCGGCGCTACAGCCGCACCGACGCGGTGCTGCGCCTCGAACACACCGAACGTCCGGAGGACTGGCAGTGAGCGACATACGGGACGACAGCGGCAGCGACAGCGACGACGGCCGGGTCGGGATCGACGAACTCCTGGAGCGGGTCAGGGCCGGATACGAGCGGCTCGGCCCGGAGGAGGCGAGGGCGGCGGCCGAGGAGGGCGCGCTGCTCGTGGACATCCGTTACGCGGAACTGCGGGCGCGGGACGGGCTGATCCCGGGCGCCCTCGTCGTCGAGCGCAACGAGCTGGAGTGGCGGCTGGACCCGCGGGGCAGCCATCGCGCGGCACAGGCCGTGAGCCACGACCTGCGGGTGGTGGTGATCTGCAACGAGGGGTACGCGTCGAGCCTCGCCGCCGAATCGCTGCACCGGCTCGGGCTGCACCGGGCGACGGACCTGGCCGGCGGTTTCCAGGCCTGGCGTGCGGCGGGGCTCCCGGTCGAGGTGTGACCGGGAGCCCAGGAACCCTTCGGTTCCGGCTCATCTGCTCGTGACGGCCTCCACCGGGCGGGCCTTCAGGGCCAGCC harbors:
- a CDS encoding FAD-dependent monooxygenase: MDPVIVVGAGPVGLVLSLALAAQGVPSVLLDEDPGRDETRPARTVVLREDTAALVERLGCKTLQDEGLRWSGWRSMRRRQLVRELPLGEGSPDGDPPAAPVHVPQHALVRGLRDAVASHELVQTARLSRIDTLEQDPDGVTVHTREPGSTWWRGSYLVGCDGARSTVRKLLDIRFPGRTAVERHAVAALRTELPWPGEAVLHRLPPWRTGGAEVTARPLPDGVWRLDWLLPPRGELVTPDVLVTRVRDTLAGWCGETPPYELLDTGVYTLHHRLARRWRVKRAFLAGDAAHLLGALGTQGLDEGLRDAENLAWKLALAWHQGASDVLLDSYQAERRAAVASRLRAADQSLPILRGGGGLRTLVPGSARGHDSLLTDGHLGCGPLGAPPSYSHSPLAPARAEAHTAVGTPPGAPVADVRVTAPDGTPVRLRDRLGQGHLLVVLVAPGTGVWDRRHWMRAGVMPRLVETVDGLPVKAELLVAESYPGASAHTVLLVRPDGHLVESFGGVHPAELLAAADAARGGAILTSVRSDRTADIN
- a CDS encoding cysteine dioxygenase, with the translated sequence MSASPSPVSVRTSSGPNAAELLDFVRRTAADSALIASLPLDPEGRTWVRLDGPGGSEAWLIGWPPGTGTGWHDHADSIGAFLTAAGTLKEHSLAARLPTDGWKTLELAEDIDRTRELTAGQGRAFGRHHVHEVLNESVTEHAVSVHAYYPPLPQIRRYSRTDAVLRLEHTERPEDWQ
- a CDS encoding rhodanese-like domain-containing protein, yielding MSDIRDDSGSDSDDGRVGIDELLERVRAGYERLGPEEARAAAEEGALLVDIRYAELRARDGLIPGALVVERNELEWRLDPRGSHRAAQAVSHDLRVVVICNEGYASSLAAESLHRLGLHRATDLAGGFQAWRAAGLPVEV